One Odontesthes bonariensis isolate fOdoBon6 chromosome 17, fOdoBon6.hap1, whole genome shotgun sequence genomic window carries:
- the esrrb gene encoding steroid hormone receptor ERR2 isoform X2, translating to MDISELCLPDPLSYHNQALLSNSLERFLSPMATLEPSHFWLLNRMAADERHLPSSCGSYIKTEPSSPSSVIDTVSHHSPSGNSDASGGYVSTMNSHSNGLDSPPMFTPSGLGAGTCRKRYDDCSSTIMEDSSIKCEYMLNSLPKRLCLVCGDIASGYHYGVASCEACKAFFKRTIQGNIEYSCPATNECEITKRRRKSCQACRFMKCLKVGMLKEGVRLDRVRGGRQKYKRRLDTENNPYLGLTLPPPTKKPLTKIVSHLLVAEPEKIYAMPDPTMPESDIKALTTLCDLADRELVVIIGWAKHIPGFSTLSLGDQMSLLQSAWMEILILSIVFRSLPYEDELVYAEDYIMDEEHSRLTGLLDLYVSILQLVRKYKKLKVEKEEFVTLKAIALANSDSMHIEDMEAVQKLQDALHEALQDYESSQHPEDPRRAGKLLMTLPLLRQTATKAVQHFYSIKVQGKVPMHKLFLEMLEAKV from the exons GCTGCTGAATAGAATGGCCGCTGATGAACGGCATCTGCCCTCCAGCTGTGGGTCCTACATCAAGACGGAGCCGTCCAGTCCCTCCTCGGTCATCGACacagtcagccaccacagccccAGTGGCAACTCAGACGCCAGTGGAGGCTATGTCAGCACCATGAACAGCCACTCGAACGGCCTGGACTCTCCACCTATGTTCACCCCCAGCGGGCTTGGCGCTGGCACCTGCCGCAAGCGCTACGACGACTGCTCCAGCACCATCATGGAGGATTCGTCCATAAAGTGCGAATACATGTTGAACTCCCTTCCCAAGAGGCTGTGCCTGGTCTGTGGAGATATAGCCTCAGGGTATCACTATGGGGTAGCCTCTTGTGAGGCCTGCAAAGCCTTTTTTAAAAGGACAATACAAG GTAACATAGAATACAGCTGTCCTGCCACAAATGAATGTGAGATAACGAAACGAAGACGCAAATCATGTCAGGCTTGTCGCTTCATGAAATGCCTCAAAGTGGGGATGCTCAAAGAAG GGGTTCGTCTGGACCGTGTGCGAGGGGGCCGACAGAAGTACAAGCGGAGGCTGGACACAGAAAACAACCCATACCTGGGCCTGACGCTCCCCCCTCCCACCAAAAAGCCTC TCACAAAGATAGTGTCTCACCTGTTGGTGGCAGAGCCAGAGAAGATCTATGCAATGCCTGACCCCACCATGCCGGAGAGTGACATCAAGGCACTCACCACCCTGTGTGACCTGGCTGACCGCGAGCTGGTGGTCATCATCGGTTGGGCTAAACACATTCCAg GCTTCTCAACCCTTTCTCTGGGAGACCAGATGAGCCTCCTGCAGAGCGCCTGGATGGAGATCCTCATCCTCAGCATTGTGTTTCGCTCATTGCCGTATGAAGATGAGCTGGTGTATGCCGAGGACTACATCATGGACGAGGAGCACTCGCGACTGACAGGCCTGCTTGACCTCTACGTCTCCATCCTGCAGCTGGTCCGCAAATACAAGAAGCTCAAAGTGGAGAAGGAGGAGTTTGTCACCCTCAAAGCCATCGCTCTGGCCAACTCAG ACTCCATGCATATAGAGGACATGGAAGCGGTGCAGAAGCTTCAGGATGCTCTCCACGAGGCCCTGCAGGACTACGAGAGCAGCCAGCATCCGGAGGACCCGCGGCGGGCTGGAAAACTGCTCATGACCCTGCCCCTGCTGAGGCAGACGGCCACTAAGGCTGTGCAGCACTTTTACAGCATCAAGGTGCAGGGCAAGGTGCCCATGCACAAACTCTTTTTGGAGATGCTTGAAGCCAAGGTCTGA
- the esrrb gene encoding steroid hormone receptor ERR2 isoform X1: protein MDISELCLPDPLSYHNQALLSNSLERFLSPMATLEPSHFWLLNRMAADERHLPSSCGSYIKTEPSSPSSVIDTVSHHSPSGNSDASGGYVSTMNSHSNGLDSPPMFTPSGLGAGTCRKRYDDCSSTIMEDSSIKCEYMLNSLPKRLCLVCGDIASGYHYGVASCEACKAFFKRTIQGNIEYSCPATNECEITKRRRKSCQACRFMKCLKVGMLKEGKKRVRLDRVRGGRQKYKRRLDTENNPYLGLTLPPPTKKPLTKIVSHLLVAEPEKIYAMPDPTMPESDIKALTTLCDLADRELVVIIGWAKHIPGFSTLSLGDQMSLLQSAWMEILILSIVFRSLPYEDELVYAEDYIMDEEHSRLTGLLDLYVSILQLVRKYKKLKVEKEEFVTLKAIALANSDSMHIEDMEAVQKLQDALHEALQDYESSQHPEDPRRAGKLLMTLPLLRQTATKAVQHFYSIKVQGKVPMHKLFLEMLEAKV, encoded by the exons GCTGCTGAATAGAATGGCCGCTGATGAACGGCATCTGCCCTCCAGCTGTGGGTCCTACATCAAGACGGAGCCGTCCAGTCCCTCCTCGGTCATCGACacagtcagccaccacagccccAGTGGCAACTCAGACGCCAGTGGAGGCTATGTCAGCACCATGAACAGCCACTCGAACGGCCTGGACTCTCCACCTATGTTCACCCCCAGCGGGCTTGGCGCTGGCACCTGCCGCAAGCGCTACGACGACTGCTCCAGCACCATCATGGAGGATTCGTCCATAAAGTGCGAATACATGTTGAACTCCCTTCCCAAGAGGCTGTGCCTGGTCTGTGGAGATATAGCCTCAGGGTATCACTATGGGGTAGCCTCTTGTGAGGCCTGCAAAGCCTTTTTTAAAAGGACAATACAAG GTAACATAGAATACAGCTGTCCTGCCACAAATGAATGTGAGATAACGAAACGAAGACGCAAATCATGTCAGGCTTGTCGCTTCATGAAATGCCTCAAAGTGGGGATGCTCAAAGAAGGTAAGAAGA GGGTTCGTCTGGACCGTGTGCGAGGGGGCCGACAGAAGTACAAGCGGAGGCTGGACACAGAAAACAACCCATACCTGGGCCTGACGCTCCCCCCTCCCACCAAAAAGCCTC TCACAAAGATAGTGTCTCACCTGTTGGTGGCAGAGCCAGAGAAGATCTATGCAATGCCTGACCCCACCATGCCGGAGAGTGACATCAAGGCACTCACCACCCTGTGTGACCTGGCTGACCGCGAGCTGGTGGTCATCATCGGTTGGGCTAAACACATTCCAg GCTTCTCAACCCTTTCTCTGGGAGACCAGATGAGCCTCCTGCAGAGCGCCTGGATGGAGATCCTCATCCTCAGCATTGTGTTTCGCTCATTGCCGTATGAAGATGAGCTGGTGTATGCCGAGGACTACATCATGGACGAGGAGCACTCGCGACTGACAGGCCTGCTTGACCTCTACGTCTCCATCCTGCAGCTGGTCCGCAAATACAAGAAGCTCAAAGTGGAGAAGGAGGAGTTTGTCACCCTCAAAGCCATCGCTCTGGCCAACTCAG ACTCCATGCATATAGAGGACATGGAAGCGGTGCAGAAGCTTCAGGATGCTCTCCACGAGGCCCTGCAGGACTACGAGAGCAGCCAGCATCCGGAGGACCCGCGGCGGGCTGGAAAACTGCTCATGACCCTGCCCCTGCTGAGGCAGACGGCCACTAAGGCTGTGCAGCACTTTTACAGCATCAAGGTGCAGGGCAAGGTGCCCATGCACAAACTCTTTTTGGAGATGCTTGAAGCCAAGGTCTGA
- the esrrb gene encoding steroid hormone receptor ERR2 isoform X3: MDISELCLPDPLSYHNQLLNRMAADERHLPSSCGSYIKTEPSSPSSVIDTVSHHSPSGNSDASGGYVSTMNSHSNGLDSPPMFTPSGLGAGTCRKRYDDCSSTIMEDSSIKCEYMLNSLPKRLCLVCGDIASGYHYGVASCEACKAFFKRTIQGNIEYSCPATNECEITKRRRKSCQACRFMKCLKVGMLKEGKKRVRLDRVRGGRQKYKRRLDTENNPYLGLTLPPPTKKPLTKIVSHLLVAEPEKIYAMPDPTMPESDIKALTTLCDLADRELVVIIGWAKHIPGFSTLSLGDQMSLLQSAWMEILILSIVFRSLPYEDELVYAEDYIMDEEHSRLTGLLDLYVSILQLVRKYKKLKVEKEEFVTLKAIALANSDSMHIEDMEAVQKLQDALHEALQDYESSQHPEDPRRAGKLLMTLPLLRQTATKAVQHFYSIKVQGKVPMHKLFLEMLEAKV, from the exons GCTGCTGAATAGAATGGCCGCTGATGAACGGCATCTGCCCTCCAGCTGTGGGTCCTACATCAAGACGGAGCCGTCCAGTCCCTCCTCGGTCATCGACacagtcagccaccacagccccAGTGGCAACTCAGACGCCAGTGGAGGCTATGTCAGCACCATGAACAGCCACTCGAACGGCCTGGACTCTCCACCTATGTTCACCCCCAGCGGGCTTGGCGCTGGCACCTGCCGCAAGCGCTACGACGACTGCTCCAGCACCATCATGGAGGATTCGTCCATAAAGTGCGAATACATGTTGAACTCCCTTCCCAAGAGGCTGTGCCTGGTCTGTGGAGATATAGCCTCAGGGTATCACTATGGGGTAGCCTCTTGTGAGGCCTGCAAAGCCTTTTTTAAAAGGACAATACAAG GTAACATAGAATACAGCTGTCCTGCCACAAATGAATGTGAGATAACGAAACGAAGACGCAAATCATGTCAGGCTTGTCGCTTCATGAAATGCCTCAAAGTGGGGATGCTCAAAGAAGGTAAGAAGA GGGTTCGTCTGGACCGTGTGCGAGGGGGCCGACAGAAGTACAAGCGGAGGCTGGACACAGAAAACAACCCATACCTGGGCCTGACGCTCCCCCCTCCCACCAAAAAGCCTC TCACAAAGATAGTGTCTCACCTGTTGGTGGCAGAGCCAGAGAAGATCTATGCAATGCCTGACCCCACCATGCCGGAGAGTGACATCAAGGCACTCACCACCCTGTGTGACCTGGCTGACCGCGAGCTGGTGGTCATCATCGGTTGGGCTAAACACATTCCAg GCTTCTCAACCCTTTCTCTGGGAGACCAGATGAGCCTCCTGCAGAGCGCCTGGATGGAGATCCTCATCCTCAGCATTGTGTTTCGCTCATTGCCGTATGAAGATGAGCTGGTGTATGCCGAGGACTACATCATGGACGAGGAGCACTCGCGACTGACAGGCCTGCTTGACCTCTACGTCTCCATCCTGCAGCTGGTCCGCAAATACAAGAAGCTCAAAGTGGAGAAGGAGGAGTTTGTCACCCTCAAAGCCATCGCTCTGGCCAACTCAG ACTCCATGCATATAGAGGACATGGAAGCGGTGCAGAAGCTTCAGGATGCTCTCCACGAGGCCCTGCAGGACTACGAGAGCAGCCAGCATCCGGAGGACCCGCGGCGGGCTGGAAAACTGCTCATGACCCTGCCCCTGCTGAGGCAGACGGCCACTAAGGCTGTGCAGCACTTTTACAGCATCAAGGTGCAGGGCAAGGTGCCCATGCACAAACTCTTTTTGGAGATGCTTGAAGCCAAGGTCTGA
- the esrrb gene encoding steroid hormone receptor ERR2 isoform X4 translates to MDISELCLPDPLSYHNQLLNRMAADERHLPSSCGSYIKTEPSSPSSVIDTVSHHSPSGNSDASGGYVSTMNSHSNGLDSPPMFTPSGLGAGTCRKRYDDCSSTIMEDSSIKCEYMLNSLPKRLCLVCGDIASGYHYGVASCEACKAFFKRTIQGNIEYSCPATNECEITKRRRKSCQACRFMKCLKVGMLKEGVRLDRVRGGRQKYKRRLDTENNPYLGLTLPPPTKKPLTKIVSHLLVAEPEKIYAMPDPTMPESDIKALTTLCDLADRELVVIIGWAKHIPGFSTLSLGDQMSLLQSAWMEILILSIVFRSLPYEDELVYAEDYIMDEEHSRLTGLLDLYVSILQLVRKYKKLKVEKEEFVTLKAIALANSDSMHIEDMEAVQKLQDALHEALQDYESSQHPEDPRRAGKLLMTLPLLRQTATKAVQHFYSIKVQGKVPMHKLFLEMLEAKV, encoded by the exons GCTGCTGAATAGAATGGCCGCTGATGAACGGCATCTGCCCTCCAGCTGTGGGTCCTACATCAAGACGGAGCCGTCCAGTCCCTCCTCGGTCATCGACacagtcagccaccacagccccAGTGGCAACTCAGACGCCAGTGGAGGCTATGTCAGCACCATGAACAGCCACTCGAACGGCCTGGACTCTCCACCTATGTTCACCCCCAGCGGGCTTGGCGCTGGCACCTGCCGCAAGCGCTACGACGACTGCTCCAGCACCATCATGGAGGATTCGTCCATAAAGTGCGAATACATGTTGAACTCCCTTCCCAAGAGGCTGTGCCTGGTCTGTGGAGATATAGCCTCAGGGTATCACTATGGGGTAGCCTCTTGTGAGGCCTGCAAAGCCTTTTTTAAAAGGACAATACAAG GTAACATAGAATACAGCTGTCCTGCCACAAATGAATGTGAGATAACGAAACGAAGACGCAAATCATGTCAGGCTTGTCGCTTCATGAAATGCCTCAAAGTGGGGATGCTCAAAGAAG GGGTTCGTCTGGACCGTGTGCGAGGGGGCCGACAGAAGTACAAGCGGAGGCTGGACACAGAAAACAACCCATACCTGGGCCTGACGCTCCCCCCTCCCACCAAAAAGCCTC TCACAAAGATAGTGTCTCACCTGTTGGTGGCAGAGCCAGAGAAGATCTATGCAATGCCTGACCCCACCATGCCGGAGAGTGACATCAAGGCACTCACCACCCTGTGTGACCTGGCTGACCGCGAGCTGGTGGTCATCATCGGTTGGGCTAAACACATTCCAg GCTTCTCAACCCTTTCTCTGGGAGACCAGATGAGCCTCCTGCAGAGCGCCTGGATGGAGATCCTCATCCTCAGCATTGTGTTTCGCTCATTGCCGTATGAAGATGAGCTGGTGTATGCCGAGGACTACATCATGGACGAGGAGCACTCGCGACTGACAGGCCTGCTTGACCTCTACGTCTCCATCCTGCAGCTGGTCCGCAAATACAAGAAGCTCAAAGTGGAGAAGGAGGAGTTTGTCACCCTCAAAGCCATCGCTCTGGCCAACTCAG ACTCCATGCATATAGAGGACATGGAAGCGGTGCAGAAGCTTCAGGATGCTCTCCACGAGGCCCTGCAGGACTACGAGAGCAGCCAGCATCCGGAGGACCCGCGGCGGGCTGGAAAACTGCTCATGACCCTGCCCCTGCTGAGGCAGACGGCCACTAAGGCTGTGCAGCACTTTTACAGCATCAAGGTGCAGGGCAAGGTGCCCATGCACAAACTCTTTTTGGAGATGCTTGAAGCCAAGGTCTGA